The Salmo trutta chromosome 6, fSalTru1.1, whole genome shotgun sequence genome has a window encoding:
- the tubgcp3 gene encoding gamma-tubulin complex component 3 isoform X1: MAALDQKSPNVLLQSLCCRITGKSEAEVAHQFQYAVRVVGSNYAPTIERDEFLVSEKIKKELLKQRREGDAALFSELHRKLQTQGVLKHRWSVLYLLLSLCEDPRKPSRVGSYGALFAQALPRDAHSTPFYCTRPGSLPLSYTERSGPGGTQISTSMGTSGISSLGVYSLNGPTPTPQPLLAGHPPQTAGQQLGSRLAWALPNTSALAPTSRAPLGPPPHSTRAPRPRHDGDLTAEVGEAALVRDILYVFQGIDGKFIKMSNTDNCYKIDSKVVLCKSLRDTSSRLAELGWLHNKIRKYTDSRSLDRAFGLVGQSFCASLHQELKEYYRLLAVLHSQLQVEDDQGVNLGVESSLTLRRLLVWTYDPKVRLKTLAALVDFCQGRKGGELASAVHAYGKTGDPQMRALVQHILSLVSHPILNFLYRWIYDGELEDTYHEFFVASDPTVKTDRLWHDKYSLRKSMIPTFITMDQARKVLLIGKSINFLHQVCHDRTSPGKITPASKSTDSPKDAAELLSDLEGAFQGKIDAAYFETSKYLLNVLNQNYLLLEHLQAMRRYLLLGQGDFIRHLMDLLKPELARPATTLYQHNLTGILETAVRATNAQYDNAEILKRLDVRLLEVSPGDTGWDVFSLDYHVEGPIATVFTRECMSHYLRVFNFLWRAKRMEYILTDIWKGQMCNAKLLKSMPELSGVLHQCHILANEMVHFIHQMQYYITFEVLECCWDELWNKVEKAQDLDHIIAAHEEFLDSVISRCLLDTNSRSLLNQLRAIFDQIIEFQSAQDSLYRSALEELTLRLQYEERKKQRDSEGEWGVTAEQEAEENRRIQEFQETIPKMRSQLRILTHFYQGIVQQFLVLIMTSPDESLRFLSFRLDFNEHYRARDPRLRASLGATRGRRPSNI; this comes from the exons ATGGCTGCCCTAGATCAAAAGTCCCCCAACGTCCTCCTTCAAAGTCTCTGCTGCAGGATCACTGGGAAGAGCGAAG CTGAAGTAGCCCATCAGTTCCAGTATGCTGTGAGAGTCGTCGGGAGTAACTATGCTCCCACCATTGAGAGGGATGAGTTCCTAGTGTCAGAGAAGATCAAAAAAGAAC TGCtgaagcagaggagagagggtgacGCTGCCCTGTTCTCTGAGCTCCACAGAAAGCTGCAGACTCAG GGGGTGCTGAAACACAGGTGGTCCGTCTTATACCTGCTGCTCAGTCTCTGTGAGGACCCCAGGAAACCGTCCAGG GTTGGCAGCTATGGGGCGCTGTTTGCCCAGGCCCTCCCCCGGGACGCCCACTCCACCCCGTTCTACTGCACTCGGCCCGGGAGCCTGCCCCTCAGCTACACCGAGCGCTCGGGGCCCGGGGGCACCCAGATCTCCACCAGCATGGGCACCAGTGGCATCAGCAGCCTGGGGGTGTACTCCCTCAACGGGCCCACACCCACCCCTCAGCCCCTGCTGGCCGG ACACCCACCCCAGACAGCAGGGCAGCAGCTGGGCTCTCGGCTGGCGTGGGCCCTCCCCAACACCTCCGCCCTGGCACCTACCTCACGGGCCCCGCTCGGCCCGCCACCCCATTCCACCCGGGCCCCCAGGCCACGCCATGACGGGGACCTCACTG cGGAGGTTGGTGAGGCTGCGCTGGTCCGAGACATCCTGTATGTCTTCCAGGGGATCGACGGCAAGTTCATTAAGATGAGCAACACCGACAACTGCTACAAGATCGACTCCAAG GTGGTGCTCTGTAAGTCTCTGAGGGACACCAGTAGCCGATTGGCTGAGCTGGGCTGGCTCCACAACAAGATCAGGAAGTACACTGACTCGCGCAGTCTGGACCGAGCCTTCGGCCTGGTGGGACAGAGCTTCTGTGCCTCCCTGCATCAGGAACTGAAGGAATACTACAGACTTCTGGCAGTGCTGCACTCACAG TTGCAGGTGGAGGATGACCAGGGAGTGAACCTGGGAGTGGAGAGCAGTCTGACCCTCAGACGTCTCCTAGTCTGGACCTACGACCCTAAAGTCCGCCTCAAAACCCTGGCTGCCCTCGTTGACTTCTGCCAAG ggaggaagggaggtgaACTGGCGTCAGCGGTCCATGCCTATGGGAAGACGGGGGACCCTCAGATGAGAGCTCTGGTGCAGCACATCCTCAGCCTGGTGTCACATCCCATCCTCAACTTCCTCTACCGCTGGATCTATGACGGAGAGCTGGAGGACACTTACCATGAG TTCTTTGTGGCGTCTGACCCCACGgtgaagacagacagactgtgGCACGACAAGTACTCACTGAGGAAGTCCATGATACCCACCTTCATCACCATGGACCAGGCCCgcaag GTTCTGCTCATTGGAAAGTCCATTAACTTCCTGCATCAGGTGTGCCATGACAGAACCTCACCAGGGAAGATCACTCCGGCCTCCAAGTCTACAGACTCCCCCAAAGATG ctgcaGAGCTGTTATCAGACCTGGAGGGGGCGTTCCAGGGGAAGATAGATGCAGCCTACTTTGAAACCAGCAAGTACCTGCTGAATGTCCTCAACCAGAACTATCTGCTGCTGGAGCACCTGCAGGCCATGAGACGATACCTGCTGCTGGGCCAGGGAGACTTCATACGCCACCTCATGGACCTGCTCaa ACCAGAGCTGGCCCGCCCAGCCACCACTCTGTACCAGCACAACCTGACCGGCATCCTGGAGACAGCCGTGAGGGCCACCAACGCCCAGTATGACAACGCTGAGATCCTCAAGAGACTGGACGTACGCCTGCTGGAG GTGTCTCCCGGGGATACGGGCTGGGACGTCTTCAGTTTAGACTACCACGTAGAGGGTCCTATCGCCACG GTGTTTACGCGGGAGTGCATGAGCCACTACCTGCGGGTGTTCAACTTCCTGTGGCGAGCCAAGCGTATGGAGTACATCCTCACCGACATCTGGAAGGGACagatgtgcaatgccaagctGCTTAAGAGCATGCCAG AGCTGTCTGGCGTGCTGCACCAGTGCCACATCCTGGCCAATGAGATGGTCCACTTCATCCACCAGATGCAGTACTACATCACCTTCGAG gtgcTAGAGTGTTGTTGGGATGAGCTGTGGAACAAGGTAGAGAAGGCCCAGGATCTAGACCACATCATCGCTGCCCACGAAGAATTCTTAGACTCTGTCATCTCCCGCTGCCTACTGGACACCAACAGcagg TCCTTGTTGAACCAGCTGAGGGCTATCTTTGACCAGATCATAGAGTTCCAGAGTGCCCAGGACTCTCTGTACCGCTCTGCCCTGGAGGAACTCACCCTGCGGCTGCAGTACGAGGAGCGGAAGAAGCAGAGGGATTCTGAG ggtGAGTGGGGCGTGACGGCTGAACAGGAGGCAGAGGAGAACAGGAGGATCCAAGAGTTCCAGGAGACCATACCAAAAATGCGCTCTCAGCTACGGATACTAACACACTTCTACCAG GGCATAGTGCAGCAGTTCCTGGTGCTGATAATGACTAGTCCAGACGAGAGCCTGCGCTTCCTCAGCTTCAGACTGGACTTCAACGAGCACTACCGGGCCAGAGACCCCCGTCTGAGGGCCTCGCTGGGGGCCACCAGGGGCCGACGGCCCTCCAACATCTGA
- the tubgcp3 gene encoding gamma-tubulin complex component 3 isoform X2: MAALDQKSPNVLLQSLCCRITGKSEAEVAHQFQYAVRVVGSNYAPTIERDEFLVSEKIKKELLKQRREGDAALFSELHRKLQTQGVLKHRWSVLYLLLSLCEDPRKPSRVGSYGALFAQALPRDAHSTPFYCTRPGSLPLSYTERSGPGGTQISTSMGTSGISSLGVYSLNGPTPTPQPLLAGHPPQTAGQQLGSRLAWALPNTSALAPTSRAPLGPPPHSTRAPRPRHDGDLTAEVGEAALVRDILYVFQGIDGKFIKMSNTDNCYKIDSKVVLCKSLRDTSSRLAELGWLHNKIRKYTDSRSLDRAFGLVGQSFCASLHQELKEYYRLLAVLHSQVEDDQGVNLGVESSLTLRRLLVWTYDPKVRLKTLAALVDFCQGRKGGELASAVHAYGKTGDPQMRALVQHILSLVSHPILNFLYRWIYDGELEDTYHEFFVASDPTVKTDRLWHDKYSLRKSMIPTFITMDQARKVLLIGKSINFLHQVCHDRTSPGKITPASKSTDSPKDAAELLSDLEGAFQGKIDAAYFETSKYLLNVLNQNYLLLEHLQAMRRYLLLGQGDFIRHLMDLLKPELARPATTLYQHNLTGILETAVRATNAQYDNAEILKRLDVRLLEVSPGDTGWDVFSLDYHVEGPIATVFTRECMSHYLRVFNFLWRAKRMEYILTDIWKGQMCNAKLLKSMPELSGVLHQCHILANEMVHFIHQMQYYITFEVLECCWDELWNKVEKAQDLDHIIAAHEEFLDSVISRCLLDTNSRSLLNQLRAIFDQIIEFQSAQDSLYRSALEELTLRLQYEERKKQRDSEGEWGVTAEQEAEENRRIQEFQETIPKMRSQLRILTHFYQGIVQQFLVLIMTSPDESLRFLSFRLDFNEHYRARDPRLRASLGATRGRRPSNI, from the exons ATGGCTGCCCTAGATCAAAAGTCCCCCAACGTCCTCCTTCAAAGTCTCTGCTGCAGGATCACTGGGAAGAGCGAAG CTGAAGTAGCCCATCAGTTCCAGTATGCTGTGAGAGTCGTCGGGAGTAACTATGCTCCCACCATTGAGAGGGATGAGTTCCTAGTGTCAGAGAAGATCAAAAAAGAAC TGCtgaagcagaggagagagggtgacGCTGCCCTGTTCTCTGAGCTCCACAGAAAGCTGCAGACTCAG GGGGTGCTGAAACACAGGTGGTCCGTCTTATACCTGCTGCTCAGTCTCTGTGAGGACCCCAGGAAACCGTCCAGG GTTGGCAGCTATGGGGCGCTGTTTGCCCAGGCCCTCCCCCGGGACGCCCACTCCACCCCGTTCTACTGCACTCGGCCCGGGAGCCTGCCCCTCAGCTACACCGAGCGCTCGGGGCCCGGGGGCACCCAGATCTCCACCAGCATGGGCACCAGTGGCATCAGCAGCCTGGGGGTGTACTCCCTCAACGGGCCCACACCCACCCCTCAGCCCCTGCTGGCCGG ACACCCACCCCAGACAGCAGGGCAGCAGCTGGGCTCTCGGCTGGCGTGGGCCCTCCCCAACACCTCCGCCCTGGCACCTACCTCACGGGCCCCGCTCGGCCCGCCACCCCATTCCACCCGGGCCCCCAGGCCACGCCATGACGGGGACCTCACTG cGGAGGTTGGTGAGGCTGCGCTGGTCCGAGACATCCTGTATGTCTTCCAGGGGATCGACGGCAAGTTCATTAAGATGAGCAACACCGACAACTGCTACAAGATCGACTCCAAG GTGGTGCTCTGTAAGTCTCTGAGGGACACCAGTAGCCGATTGGCTGAGCTGGGCTGGCTCCACAACAAGATCAGGAAGTACACTGACTCGCGCAGTCTGGACCGAGCCTTCGGCCTGGTGGGACAGAGCTTCTGTGCCTCCCTGCATCAGGAACTGAAGGAATACTACAGACTTCTGGCAGTGCTGCACTCACAG GTGGAGGATGACCAGGGAGTGAACCTGGGAGTGGAGAGCAGTCTGACCCTCAGACGTCTCCTAGTCTGGACCTACGACCCTAAAGTCCGCCTCAAAACCCTGGCTGCCCTCGTTGACTTCTGCCAAG ggaggaagggaggtgaACTGGCGTCAGCGGTCCATGCCTATGGGAAGACGGGGGACCCTCAGATGAGAGCTCTGGTGCAGCACATCCTCAGCCTGGTGTCACATCCCATCCTCAACTTCCTCTACCGCTGGATCTATGACGGAGAGCTGGAGGACACTTACCATGAG TTCTTTGTGGCGTCTGACCCCACGgtgaagacagacagactgtgGCACGACAAGTACTCACTGAGGAAGTCCATGATACCCACCTTCATCACCATGGACCAGGCCCgcaag GTTCTGCTCATTGGAAAGTCCATTAACTTCCTGCATCAGGTGTGCCATGACAGAACCTCACCAGGGAAGATCACTCCGGCCTCCAAGTCTACAGACTCCCCCAAAGATG ctgcaGAGCTGTTATCAGACCTGGAGGGGGCGTTCCAGGGGAAGATAGATGCAGCCTACTTTGAAACCAGCAAGTACCTGCTGAATGTCCTCAACCAGAACTATCTGCTGCTGGAGCACCTGCAGGCCATGAGACGATACCTGCTGCTGGGCCAGGGAGACTTCATACGCCACCTCATGGACCTGCTCaa ACCAGAGCTGGCCCGCCCAGCCACCACTCTGTACCAGCACAACCTGACCGGCATCCTGGAGACAGCCGTGAGGGCCACCAACGCCCAGTATGACAACGCTGAGATCCTCAAGAGACTGGACGTACGCCTGCTGGAG GTGTCTCCCGGGGATACGGGCTGGGACGTCTTCAGTTTAGACTACCACGTAGAGGGTCCTATCGCCACG GTGTTTACGCGGGAGTGCATGAGCCACTACCTGCGGGTGTTCAACTTCCTGTGGCGAGCCAAGCGTATGGAGTACATCCTCACCGACATCTGGAAGGGACagatgtgcaatgccaagctGCTTAAGAGCATGCCAG AGCTGTCTGGCGTGCTGCACCAGTGCCACATCCTGGCCAATGAGATGGTCCACTTCATCCACCAGATGCAGTACTACATCACCTTCGAG gtgcTAGAGTGTTGTTGGGATGAGCTGTGGAACAAGGTAGAGAAGGCCCAGGATCTAGACCACATCATCGCTGCCCACGAAGAATTCTTAGACTCTGTCATCTCCCGCTGCCTACTGGACACCAACAGcagg TCCTTGTTGAACCAGCTGAGGGCTATCTTTGACCAGATCATAGAGTTCCAGAGTGCCCAGGACTCTCTGTACCGCTCTGCCCTGGAGGAACTCACCCTGCGGCTGCAGTACGAGGAGCGGAAGAAGCAGAGGGATTCTGAG ggtGAGTGGGGCGTGACGGCTGAACAGGAGGCAGAGGAGAACAGGAGGATCCAAGAGTTCCAGGAGACCATACCAAAAATGCGCTCTCAGCTACGGATACTAACACACTTCTACCAG GGCATAGTGCAGCAGTTCCTGGTGCTGATAATGACTAGTCCAGACGAGAGCCTGCGCTTCCTCAGCTTCAGACTGGACTTCAACGAGCACTACCGGGCCAGAGACCCCCGTCTGAGGGCCTCGCTGGGGGCCACCAGGGGCCGACGGCCCTCCAACATCTGA